From the Solibacillus sp. FSL R5-0449 genome, one window contains:
- a CDS encoding DUF554 domain-containing protein, whose translation MVLLGSLLNALFIIIGALVGRIFKNIPESMQQTVLSIIGLVVALLGIQMGLESTNFIILIISLIIGAVIGERLDLEGKFNRFGHWIESLFGKRAQKGTIAEGFVTATLIFVIGSMGILGALDSGLRNDHNILITKGIIDGFMSIILSSTLGIGVLLSAIPVLLYQGSIALFAGVISTYIPSEALDLFITEMTATGGIMIMAIGLNIAGLTKIRIANLLPAILMVGILVALTFPFQ comes from the coding sequence ATGGTACTACTTGGTTCACTGTTAAATGCATTATTTATCATTATCGGTGCATTGGTCGGCCGTATTTTTAAAAATATCCCGGAATCCATGCAGCAGACAGTGCTATCCATTATCGGTTTAGTCGTTGCACTGTTAGGTATCCAAATGGGATTGGAAAGTACGAATTTTATTATCCTTATCATCAGTTTAATCATAGGTGCGGTCATCGGTGAAAGGCTCGACCTTGAAGGAAAGTTTAATCGCTTCGGTCATTGGATTGAATCACTCTTCGGTAAGCGCGCACAAAAAGGAACGATAGCAGAGGGGTTTGTTACCGCAACGCTCATTTTTGTTATTGGCTCAATGGGAATTCTCGGTGCTCTCGATAGCGGATTGCGCAATGATCATAATATCCTCATCACTAAAGGGATTATCGATGGATTTATGTCGATAATATTAAGTTCAACTTTAGGGATCGGTGTCTTATTATCGGCCATTCCTGTACTTTTATATCAAGGTTCGATTGCATTGTTTGCCGGTGTTATTAGTACATATATTCCTAGTGAAGCGCTGGATCTATTCATTACAGAAATGACGGCAACAGGCGGGATTATGATAATGGCAATCGGTTTGAATATTGCTGGTTTAACGAAAATCCGTATAGCCAATCTGCTGCCAGCGATTTTGATGGTCGGGATACTCGTTGCGCTCACTTTTCCGTTTCAGTAA
- a CDS encoding ParB/RepB/Spo0J family partition protein, giving the protein MVKGLGKGIDALFREEAVHKEDQVQQIAVGKILANPFQPRKIFDETAIEELASSIIEHGIIQPIVVRKNARKYEIVAGERRYRAAVSAGLTEVPVIVKDFNEQQMMEVAILENLQREDLTPIEEAEAYNSLIVKLNFTQDDLAKRLGKSRPHIANLIRLLQLPEDIRDLVNEGKLTMGHGRALLGLKNKRRIPEVAHKVIKDHLNVRQLEKYIQDLNEAVSRETKPTKKDIHTQATESQLRDYFGTQVQIKKAKNKGKIEIEFYSDDDLHRILEILNMEQQ; this is encoded by the coding sequence ATGGTTAAAGGTTTAGGTAAAGGAATTGATGCGCTTTTTCGTGAAGAGGCCGTACATAAAGAAGACCAGGTACAGCAAATTGCAGTCGGGAAAATTTTAGCAAATCCATTTCAGCCACGTAAAATCTTTGATGAAACTGCAATTGAAGAATTAGCCAGCTCTATTATTGAACATGGTATTATTCAACCGATTGTTGTCCGTAAAAATGCTAGGAAATATGAAATTGTAGCCGGTGAACGCCGTTATCGTGCGGCTGTAAGTGCAGGTTTAACAGAAGTACCTGTTATCGTAAAAGACTTTAATGAGCAGCAAATGATGGAAGTAGCTATTTTGGAGAACTTGCAACGTGAAGATTTAACTCCAATTGAAGAGGCAGAGGCATATAACAGTTTAATTGTGAAACTGAATTTTACACAAGATGATTTAGCAAAACGGTTAGGAAAAAGCCGACCGCATATTGCTAACTTAATACGTCTACTGCAGTTGCCGGAAGATATTCGAGACCTTGTCAATGAAGGAAAACTGACTATGGGGCATGGCCGTGCATTGCTCGGATTAAAAAACAAGCGACGCATACCTGAAGTAGCTCATAAAGTAATAAAGGATCACCTTAATGTTCGCCAATTGGAAAAGTATATTCAAGATTTAAATGAGGCCGTTTCACGTGAAACAAAGCCTACAAAAAAGGATATTCATACACAGGCAACAGAGTCCCAGTTACGTGATTACTTTGGAACACAAGTACAAATCAAAAAAGCTAAGAATAAAGGTAAAATCGAAATCGAGTTTTACTCAGATGATGATTTGCACCGTATTTTAGAAATATTAAATATGGAACAACAGTAA
- a CDS encoding AAA family ATPase has product MGRIIAIANQKGGVGKTTTSVNLSACLAFLGKKVLIIDIDPQGNASSGLGVRKGDLESCVYDVLINDEDIKGVIQQTDVENLYIVPATISLAGAEIELVSTISREVRLKKSLQEIKNNFDFIIIDCPPSLGLLTINALTASDALIIPVQCEYYALEGLSQLLSTVRLVQKHLNKELMIDGVLLTMLDARTNLGLQVIDEVKRYFQDKVYRSIIPRNVRLSEAPSHGKPVILYDAKSRGAEIYLEFAREVIKNG; this is encoded by the coding sequence TTGGGACGTATTATTGCGATAGCCAATCAAAAAGGTGGCGTTGGAAAAACGACAACCTCTGTTAACTTAAGTGCATGTTTAGCTTTTTTAGGAAAGAAAGTATTAATAATCGATATCGACCCACAAGGTAACGCTTCAAGCGGATTAGGTGTTCGAAAAGGTGATTTAGAGAGCTGTGTATACGACGTATTGATCAATGATGAAGATATTAAAGGTGTCATTCAACAAACGGATGTAGAAAATTTATATATTGTTCCTGCGACAATATCTCTGGCAGGGGCTGAAATTGAGCTTGTATCCACAATTTCACGTGAAGTTCGATTGAAGAAATCATTACAGGAGATTAAAAATAACTTCGATTTCATTATTATTGATTGTCCGCCATCGCTTGGCTTATTAACAATCAATGCACTGACGGCATCCGATGCACTGATTATCCCGGTCCAATGCGAATATTATGCATTAGAGGGGTTGAGCCAGTTGCTCTCGACAGTGCGCCTTGTCCAAAAGCATTTGAACAAGGAGTTAATGATCGATGGCGTATTGCTCACAATGCTGGATGCACGTACGAATTTAGGACTTCAAGTAATCGATGAAGTAAAACGCTATTTCCAGGATAAAGTATATCGTTCGATTATTCCGCGTAATGTCCGGTTAAGTGAAGCACCAAGCCATGGGAAACCGGTAATTTTATATGATGCAAAATCACGCGGAGCGGAAATCTACTTAGAGTTTGCAAGGGAAGTGATTAAAAATGGTTAA
- the noc gene encoding nucleoid occlusion protein gives MKSTFSRFFGGGSKEPEVKSEVEVIENISMASEEVVKIPIDKIIPNRYQPRTVFDDEKIEELARTIHTHGVIQPIVIRPIDNDPDKYEIIAGERRYRAMKSLQWTEVPAIVRNLNDRETASIALIENLQREELTAIEEALAYQQLLGLHQLTQEALAQRLGKGQSTVANKLRLLKLPQFVQDAILNREISERHARALIVVKDEQLQMQLIAATKEFDWNVRQLEEQIQKILNPDEPEIKKRKPSRKAISKDVRIALNTIKQSLSMVTKSGINVKTEEEDTDDYYQITVKIPKRK, from the coding sequence ATGAAAAGTACTTTTTCACGTTTTTTCGGAGGCGGGAGCAAAGAGCCTGAAGTAAAAAGTGAAGTAGAAGTAATAGAGAATATCTCGATGGCTTCAGAAGAAGTAGTTAAAATTCCAATAGACAAAATCATTCCGAACCGTTATCAGCCACGTACAGTTTTTGATGATGAGAAGATTGAAGAATTAGCAAGAACGATTCATACACATGGCGTCATTCAACCGATTGTGATTCGTCCAATAGATAATGACCCAGATAAATATGAAATAATTGCCGGTGAGCGACGTTATCGAGCGATGAAATCTTTGCAATGGACAGAAGTGCCTGCCATTGTACGCAATTTAAATGATCGAGAAACGGCGTCTATTGCCCTGATTGAAAACCTTCAACGTGAGGAATTAACAGCAATTGAAGAAGCGCTTGCTTATCAACAGTTATTAGGGTTGCATCAGCTTACACAAGAAGCGCTTGCACAACGTCTTGGTAAGGGACAATCAACAGTTGCTAATAAATTGCGTTTATTAAAGTTGCCTCAATTTGTTCAGGATGCTATTTTAAATCGTGAAATTTCGGAACGTCATGCCCGGGCTTTAATTGTAGTCAAGGATGAGCAATTGCAAATGCAACTCATTGCAGCGACGAAAGAGTTTGATTGGAATGTTAGACAGCTTGAAGAGCAAATTCAAAAAATTCTAAATCCCGATGAGCCAGAGATAAAAAAACGTAAACCAAGCAGAAAAGCGATTAGCAAAGATGTGCGTATTGCCCTTAATACGATCAAGCAGTCGTTGTCTATGGTGACGAAAAGTGGAATAAATGTAAAAACGGAGGAAGAGGATACAGACGATTACTACCAAATCACTGTAAAAATTCCGAAGAGAAAATAA
- the rsmG gene encoding 16S rRNA (guanine(527)-N(7))-methyltransferase RsmG: MNEKQFIEALKEKGIELSEHQIAQFRKYFELLVEWNEKMNLTAITDLEGVYLKHFYDSISASFYFEFTKVTTVCDVGAGAGFPSIPIKICFPHLQITIVDSLNKRITFLNHLTNELNLDHMTFVHARAEEFGQNAAYREKFDVVTARAVARLSVLSELCIPLAKEGGYFVALKAAAGAEELKDAAKAISTLGGKLIEEFAFHLPVEESERSLYVFDKVKSTPKKYPRKPGVPNKTPIK, from the coding sequence ATGAACGAAAAGCAGTTTATCGAGGCATTGAAGGAAAAGGGTATTGAGCTTTCCGAACACCAGATTGCGCAGTTTAGAAAATATTTTGAGCTTTTGGTTGAGTGGAATGAAAAGATGAACTTAACGGCGATTACAGATTTGGAAGGCGTATATTTAAAACACTTCTATGATTCAATCAGTGCATCATTTTATTTTGAATTTACAAAAGTGACAACAGTATGTGATGTTGGTGCAGGTGCGGGCTTCCCAAGTATCCCGATTAAAATTTGTTTCCCGCATTTACAAATTACGATTGTCGACTCGCTTAATAAACGAATTACATTTTTAAATCATTTAACAAATGAGTTAAACTTGGATCATATGACATTTGTTCACGCACGTGCTGAAGAGTTTGGTCAAAATGCAGCATACCGTGAAAAGTTCGATGTTGTCACAGCCCGCGCGGTTGCACGTCTTTCTGTATTGTCAGAGCTATGTATTCCATTAGCTAAAGAAGGCGGTTATTTTGTTGCGTTAAAAGCAGCAGCAGGTGCTGAAGAATTAAAAGATGCGGCAAAAGCCATCTCTACATTAGGCGGTAAATTAATAGAGGAGTTTGCATTCCATTTACCTGTAGAGGAAAGCGAACGTTCCCTTTATGTATTTGATAAAGTGAAATCAACACCGAAAAAATACCCACGTAAACCAGGTGTTCCTAATAAAACACCAATTAAATAA
- the mnmG gene encoding tRNA uridine-5-carboxymethylaminomethyl(34) synthesis enzyme MnmG — MSIQYEAGNFDVIVVGAGHAGVESAYAAAKMGAKTLMLTINLDMIAFMPCNPSVGGPAKGIVVREIDALGGLMGRIIDKTHIQMRMLNTGKGPAVRALRAQADKFQYQHEMKRVLEEEENLQIHQAMVDELIVEDGAVKGVITQVGAIYRAPAVIITTGTFLRGEIILGNLKYSSGPNNQQPSIKLADNLKELGFDLIRFKTGTPPRVNNRTIDYSKTEIQPGDDVPRAFSFETTEYIMDQLPCWLTYTTEETHRTIEENLHLSPMFSGMIKGTGPRYCPSIEDKVTRFNDKPRHQIFLEPEGRNTREVYVQGLSTSLPEHVQKKLIASIPGLENAEMMRAGYAIEYDSVIPTQLWPTLETKKIQGLYTAGQINGTSGYEEAAGQGLMAGMNAAAKVLGREEIILDRSDAYIGVLIDDLVTKGTNEPYRLLTSRAEYRLLLRHDNADLRLTEIGYKAGMITEDRYAKFQAKRAMIEQEIARLREIIIKPNATTQEVIRNAGGAELKDGIRGADLLKRTEMTYDLVASLTPSEVELTDDVKEQIEIQLKYEGYIQKALQQVEKMKKLEDKKIPENIDYDAIPSLATEARMKLKSVQPLSIAQASRISGVNPADVSILLVYIEQGKIAKVTTN; from the coding sequence ATGTAATCCATCAGTCGGCGGACCTGCAAAAGGAATCGTTGTTCGTGAAATTGATGCACTTGGCGGTTTAATGGGACGCATTATCGATAAAACACATATTCAAATGCGTATGTTAAATACCGGAAAAGGTCCTGCAGTACGCGCATTACGTGCACAGGCGGATAAATTCCAGTACCAGCATGAGATGAAACGGGTTTTGGAAGAAGAAGAAAACCTTCAAATTCATCAGGCAATGGTCGATGAACTAATTGTAGAGGATGGCGCAGTAAAAGGTGTTATTACTCAAGTTGGAGCAATTTACCGTGCACCGGCTGTAATCATTACAACAGGTACATTTTTACGCGGGGAAATTATTTTAGGAAATCTGAAATATTCTTCAGGTCCAAACAACCAGCAGCCATCAATCAAATTAGCGGATAACTTAAAAGAATTAGGATTTGACTTAATCCGATTTAAAACAGGGACACCACCACGTGTAAACAACCGTACAATTGATTATTCAAAAACGGAAATACAGCCTGGTGATGATGTACCCCGTGCGTTCAGTTTTGAAACAACTGAATATATTATGGATCAGCTTCCTTGCTGGTTAACTTATACAACAGAAGAAACACATCGTACAATTGAGGAAAACCTGCATCTTTCTCCAATGTTTTCAGGGATGATTAAAGGGACAGGTCCTCGTTATTGCCCATCAATTGAAGATAAAGTAACACGCTTTAACGACAAACCGCGTCACCAGATTTTCCTGGAGCCTGAAGGACGCAATACACGTGAAGTATATGTTCAAGGCTTATCGACAAGCTTACCTGAGCATGTTCAGAAAAAATTAATTGCATCGATTCCTGGTTTGGAAAATGCTGAAATGATGCGTGCAGGCTATGCGATTGAGTACGATTCAGTGATTCCTACACAATTATGGCCAACATTAGAAACGAAAAAAATCCAAGGTCTTTATACAGCAGGTCAAATTAACGGTACTTCAGGCTATGAAGAAGCAGCAGGACAAGGCTTAATGGCCGGAATGAATGCCGCTGCGAAAGTTTTAGGCCGTGAAGAAATTATTTTAGACCGTTCAGATGCCTATATTGGTGTGTTAATCGATGACCTTGTTACAAAAGGTACGAATGAACCTTACCGTTTATTAACTTCTCGTGCAGAGTACCGTCTTCTATTACGTCATGACAATGCAGATTTACGTTTAACGGAAATCGGTTATAAAGCAGGAATGATTACGGAAGATCGTTACGCGAAGTTCCAAGCGAAAAGAGCAATGATTGAACAGGAGATCGCCCGTCTGCGTGAAATCATCATTAAGCCAAACGCGACGACACAAGAAGTAATCCGAAATGCTGGCGGCGCGGAGCTAAAAGATGGTATCCGCGGAGCAGACCTTTTAAAACGTACAGAAATGACGTATGATTTAGTTGCTTCCCTAACTCCATCAGAAGTGGAACTTACGGATGATGTAAAAGAGCAGATTGAAATTCAATTAAAATATGAAGGGTATATTCAAAAAGCACTTCAGCAAGTAGAAAAAATGAAGAAGCTTGAGGATAAGAAAATCCCTGAAAATATCGATTATGATGCTATTCCTAGCTTGGCGACAGAAGCGCGTATGAAGCTGAAAAGTGTTCAGCCGCTATCAATTGCTCAAGCATCGCGTATTTCAGGTGTAAACCCTGCAGATGTTTCAATTTTACTTGTCTATATTGAGCAAGGTAAAATTGCAAAAGTAACTACGAACTGA